A stretch of Neisseria subflava DNA encodes these proteins:
- the hflX gene encoding GTPase HflX produces MSKRNLFSVDKSLEQPERVLLVGVMLTADYSGANETRERGFQTALTEAAELVSAAGGDLVSIETSRRDKPHPALFVGTGKAEELAAVVKQHDVGLVVFNHELTPTQERNLEKELQCRVLDRVGLILAIFAKRAQSQEGKLQVELAQLNHLSGRLVRGYGHLQSQKGGIGLKGPGETQLETDRRLIGQKITALKKQLADVRKQRATRRKSRMSGRLKTFAIVGYTNAGKSSLFNRLTKADVLAKDQLFATLDTTARRLFLSHEASVILTDTVGFVRDLPHKLVSAFSATLEETAMADVLLHVVDASNPDFERQMDDVNEVLEEIGAHEIPQLVVYNKIDLLPSGMREAGILRDNSGHAVGVNVSVAESLGLDGLREAMIELAVQPSD; encoded by the coding sequence TTGAGCAAGCGCAATCTGTTTTCCGTCGATAAATCTTTGGAGCAGCCCGAACGCGTCCTCTTGGTTGGCGTAATGCTGACGGCGGATTATTCCGGCGCAAACGAAACGCGCGAGCGCGGCTTTCAGACGGCCTTGACCGAAGCGGCAGAATTGGTGAGCGCGGCCGGTGGCGATTTGGTTTCTATCGAAACTTCACGCCGCGACAAACCGCATCCGGCTTTGTTTGTCGGTACGGGCAAGGCGGAAGAGTTGGCGGCAGTGGTCAAGCAGCATGATGTCGGGCTGGTCGTGTTCAACCACGAACTCACGCCGACACAAGAGCGTAATCTGGAAAAAGAGCTTCAATGCCGTGTCCTCGACAGAGTAGGTTTGATTTTGGCGATTTTCGCCAAACGCGCCCAGTCGCAGGAAGGTAAGTTGCAGGTGGAGTTGGCCCAGCTGAACCATTTAAGTGGACGGCTGGTACGCGGTTATGGACACCTGCAAAGTCAGAAGGGCGGCATCGGCTTGAAAGGGCCGGGTGAAACCCAGCTGGAAACCGACCGCCGTTTAATCGGACAAAAAATCACGGCATTGAAAAAGCAGCTTGCCGATGTCCGCAAACAACGCGCCACACGCCGCAAATCGCGCATGAGCGGCCGTCTGAAAACCTTTGCCATTGTCGGCTATACTAATGCCGGAAAATCCAGCCTGTTCAACCGTTTGACCAAAGCGGACGTATTGGCGAAAGACCAGTTGTTCGCCACTTTGGATACCACTGCGCGTCGGCTTTTTTTGTCGCACGAGGCGAGCGTGATTTTGACCGATACCGTCGGTTTCGTCCGCGATTTGCCGCACAAGCTGGTGTCGGCGTTTTCTGCTACTTTGGAAGAGACGGCAATGGCGGATGTGCTACTGCATGTTGTTGATGCCTCCAATCCCGATTTTGAACGGCAGATGGACGATGTCAACGAAGTCTTGGAAGAAATCGGCGCGCATGAAATTCCGCAATTGGTGGTGTACAACAAAATTGATTTGCTGCCGTCGGGTATGCGTGAGGCAGGCATTTTGCGCGACAACTCCGGGCATGCCGTCGGCGTGAATGTTTCCGTTGCCGAAAGTTTGGGCTTGGACGGTTTGCGCGAAGCGATGATTGAATTGGCTGTACAGCCAAGTGATTGA
- a CDS encoding heavy metal translocating P-type ATPase, whose product MTSSTHPQKNCFHCGLEVPEHLHLTVRFEDEEHETCCAGCQAVAQSIIDAGLGNYYKQRTADAEKSELPPPEVLSQLKLYDLPEVQADFVEVGAGDEREAVLMLGGITCAACVWLIEQQLLRMKGVVRVDLNYSTHRCRVVWDSAHIELSDILLKIRQTGYTAAPYDAQKIEAQAQKERKQFIVRLAVAGLGMMQTMMFALPTYFYGGDIEPLYLEILHWGGFLMVLPVVFYSALPFYRGAWRDWKNRRVGMDTPIAIAIVMTFIAGIYSLATNAGQGMYFESIAMLLFFLLGGRFMEQIARRKAGDAAERLVKLVPAFCHRLPSYPESEAIEEAAVVRLNIGDTIVVKPGEVIPVDGTVLSGESEVNEAMLTGESLPIVKRPSEKVTAGTLNTSSPLIIRTDHTGGNTRLSHIVKLLDRALAQKPRAAELAEKYASSFVFGELLLAIPVFIGWAWYADAHTALWITVALLVITCPCALSLATPTALAASTGALAKDGILISGKQSLETLAQIDDVVFDKTGTLTKGQLSVSRMLHAGRLNEAQALAIAQALEQQSEHPIARAILNHTLSDGPVSALDVKVQQRVNRIGHGVSAQIEFDGETQVWALGKAAFVSEIAGNLPEAFAHIDHTGGIIFLGNQSGFQMAFLLEDQIKDSAAEMLQNLKQHGIRLHLLSGDRQAAVAQVAQELGLDAYRAEATPEDKLAYVENLQKQGRKVMMIGDGINDAPVLAQADVSAAVATSADVARDGADVVLLNDDLNVLPVMMEQARRTHQIICQNLTWASAYNLVAVPMAVFGYVTPWIAALGMSFSSLLVLGNALRLLKTKKAV is encoded by the coding sequence ATGACATCTTCCACACATCCCCAAAAAAACTGCTTCCATTGCGGACTTGAAGTCCCGGAGCATCTGCATCTGACGGTTCGTTTTGAAGACGAAGAACACGAAACCTGCTGCGCCGGCTGCCAAGCGGTGGCGCAGAGTATTATTGATGCAGGTTTGGGCAATTATTACAAACAGCGTACTGCAGACGCGGAAAAATCCGAATTGCCGCCACCGGAAGTGTTGTCGCAATTAAAACTATATGACTTGCCCGAAGTGCAGGCTGATTTTGTTGAGGTTGGTGCAGGGGATGAGCGCGAGGCGGTGTTGATGCTGGGCGGCATTACCTGCGCCGCGTGTGTGTGGCTGATTGAGCAGCAGTTGTTGCGCATGAAGGGCGTGGTGCGCGTGGATTTGAATTACAGCACCCACCGTTGCCGCGTGGTGTGGGACAGTGCCCACATCGAATTGTCGGACATTCTGCTTAAAATCCGCCAAACCGGTTATACCGCCGCGCCTTATGATGCGCAAAAAATCGAAGCGCAGGCGCAGAAGGAACGCAAACAGTTTATCGTCAGATTGGCCGTGGCCGGTCTGGGTATGATGCAGACGATGATGTTTGCCCTGCCGACTTATTTTTACGGCGGTGACATCGAGCCGCTTTATTTAGAAATCCTGCATTGGGGCGGCTTTTTGATGGTGCTGCCCGTTGTGTTTTACAGTGCGTTGCCGTTTTACCGCGGCGCATGGCGCGACTGGAAAAACCGCCGTGTCGGCATGGATACGCCGATTGCCATTGCCATTGTGATGACTTTTATCGCCGGTATTTACAGCTTGGCTACCAACGCAGGGCAGGGCATGTATTTTGAATCCATCGCCATGCTGCTGTTTTTCCTGTTGGGCGGGCGTTTTATGGAACAGATTGCCCGACGCAAAGCAGGCGATGCGGCGGAGCGGTTGGTTAAATTGGTTCCGGCATTTTGCCACCGTTTGCCGTCTTATCCTGAAAGCGAAGCCATCGAGGAAGCCGCAGTCGTCCGCCTCAATATCGGCGATACGATTGTTGTGAAACCCGGCGAAGTCATTCCGGTGGATGGTACGGTTTTATCCGGCGAGAGCGAAGTTAATGAAGCCATGTTGACCGGCGAAAGCCTGCCCATTGTGAAAAGGCCGTCTGAAAAAGTAACCGCCGGCACGCTCAACACCAGCAGTCCTTTAATCATTCGCACCGACCATACCGGCGGCAACACGCGCCTGTCCCATATCGTCAAACTGCTCGACCGCGCGCTGGCGCAAAAACCGCGTGCCGCCGAGTTGGCCGAAAAATACGCGTCCAGTTTCGTGTTTGGCGAACTCTTGCTTGCGATTCCTGTTTTTATCGGTTGGGCTTGGTATGCTGATGCGCACACCGCCTTGTGGATTACCGTTGCCCTGCTGGTCATTACCTGCCCATGCGCCTTGTCGCTCGCTACTCCGACCGCACTGGCCGCTTCGACTGGCGCACTTGCCAAAGACGGTATTCTTATCAGCGGCAAACAAAGCCTGGAAACGCTTGCCCAAATTGACGATGTCGTGTTCGATAAAACCGGTACGCTGACCAAAGGGCAGCTTTCCGTCAGCCGTATGTTGCACGCAGGCCGTCTGAACGAAGCCCAAGCCCTTGCTATCGCCCAAGCATTAGAACAGCAATCCGAACACCCCATCGCCCGTGCCATTTTGAACCATACGCTTTCAGACGGCCCTGTATCCGCGCTTGATGTGAAAGTGCAGCAACGGGTCAACCGTATCGGACACGGCGTCAGTGCGCAAATCGAATTTGATGGCGAAACCCAAGTTTGGGCTTTGGGCAAAGCGGCGTTTGTTTCGGAAATCGCCGGTAATCTGCCCGAAGCCTTTGCCCATATCGACCACACAGGCGGCATTATTTTCTTGGGCAATCAAAGCGGTTTTCAGATGGCCTTTTTATTGGAAGACCAAATCAAAGACAGCGCCGCTGAAATGTTGCAAAACCTGAAACAGCACGGCATCCGTCTGCACCTTTTAAGCGGCGACCGTCAGGCTGCCGTAGCCCAAGTCGCGCAAGAACTGGGTTTGGATGCCTATCGTGCCGAAGCCACGCCTGAAGACAAGCTGGCTTATGTAGAAAATTTGCAAAAACAAGGGCGTAAAGTCATGATGATCGGCGACGGTATCAACGATGCTCCCGTCCTTGCCCAAGCCGACGTATCGGCTGCCGTGGCTACGAGTGCCGATGTGGCACGAGACGGTGCGGATGTGGTTTTGCTCAATGATGATTTGAACGTTTTGCCCGTGATGATGGAACAGGCACGCCGCACTCATCAAATCATCTGCCAAAACCTGACTTGGGCGAGCGCATACAATCTGGTTGCCGTTCCGATGGCCGTGTTTGGTTACGTTACCCCGTGGATCGCCGCGCTCGGCATGAGTTTCAGCTCGCTGCTGGTGTTGGGCAATGCCTTGAGATTGTTGAAAACCAAAAAGGCCGTCTGA
- a CDS encoding DNA polymerase III subunit chi: MPKATFYTHVAQPAAFACRLIARVIRDGGQILVWSDSAAAVQQLDVDLWQQIPESFIPHEVWLPTDPMPSETPVLLAFGNALPNIPQDCTVLNLSADFWSQAPAIPNRILEIVGNSLEDLAEARDRFRAYRQSGFEIEHFSREGKD, encoded by the coding sequence ATGCCTAAAGCCACTTTTTATACACACGTCGCCCAGCCGGCCGCCTTTGCCTGCCGCCTGATTGCGCGCGTCATACGCGATGGCGGGCAGATTTTGGTGTGGTCTGATTCTGCTGCGGCAGTACAGCAACTAGACGTTGATTTGTGGCAGCAGATTCCCGAAAGCTTTATTCCGCATGAAGTCTGGCTGCCTACCGACCCCATGCCGTCTGAAACGCCGGTATTGCTTGCGTTTGGAAATGCATTACCGAATATTCCGCAGGATTGCACGGTTTTAAACCTGTCTGCCGATTTTTGGAGCCAAGCCCCGGCCATTCCAAACCGTATTCTTGAAATTGTGGGCAACAGCTTGGAAGATTTGGCCGAAGCCCGAGACCGTTTTCGAGCTTATCGTCAGAGCGGATTTGAGATTGAGCATTTTTCGAGAGAAGGGAAGGATTGA
- a CDS encoding dimethyl sulfoxide reductase — MKPSPFSCPHCSNPIRGNAFKGLKSIKECPTCHKKVRYKQPTAKEIRQATWKKSVIFIALLTLYLAFLIALFRADIPFTYLILPIMIYLVAVFQPAIIKLSSFEKDE; from the coding sequence ATGAAACCGTCCCCATTCTCTTGTCCGCATTGCTCCAATCCGATTCGAGGTAATGCATTCAAAGGATTGAAGAGCATTAAAGAATGTCCGACCTGCCACAAAAAAGTCCGCTATAAGCAACCGACTGCAAAAGAAATCCGCCAGGCGACATGGAAAAAGAGCGTTATTTTCATCGCCCTGCTGACCTTATACCTTGCCTTTCTGATTGCACTATTTCGCGCAGATATTCCTTTTACGTATCTCATCCTTCCTATCATGATCTATTTGGTTGCAGTCTTCCAGCCTGCCATTATCAAGCTTTCTTCATTTGAGAAAGACGAATAG
- a CDS encoding purine permease, which yields MNNLNPSLPCPHCHAPIQGGLVKGLAAVKECPSCHKKVKFKKPPVGEYFKALLKPFAIFVVVVCIVAAILISLFGTFPPYISTALVIGFLVYYIIPIQNKLSSFEKDE from the coding sequence ATGAACAATCTTAATCCTTCACTCCCCTGCCCACACTGCCATGCCCCGATCCAAGGCGGATTGGTTAAAGGATTGGCTGCAGTTAAAGAATGCCCTTCCTGCCATAAAAAAGTCAAATTCAAAAAACCGCCTGTTGGCGAATATTTTAAAGCTTTACTAAAGCCTTTCGCTATTTTTGTAGTAGTCGTCTGCATCGTAGCGGCAATACTGATCAGCCTGTTTGGTACATTTCCCCCATATATCAGTACGGCATTAGTTATAGGCTTTCTCGTCTACTACATTATCCCGATTCAAAACAAACTTTCATCTTTTGAAAAAGACGAATAA
- a CDS encoding aspartate kinase — protein sequence MALIVHKYGGTSVGSPERIKNVAKRVAKARAEGHDIVVVVSAMSGETNRLVALAHEMQEHPDPRELDVVLATGEQVTIGLLAMALKDIGVDAKSYTGWQVALQTDTSHTKARIENIDDERMRADLAAGKVVIVAGFQGISSEGNISTLGRGGSDTSAVAIAAALKADECQIYTDVDGVYTTDPRVVPEARRMDTITFEEMIELASLGSKVLQIRSVEFAGKYKVRLRVLSSLQDGGNGTLITFEEDDNMERAAVTGIAFDKNQARINVRGVPDKPGVAYQILGAVADANIEVDMIIQNVGSEGTTDFSFTVPRGDYKQTIELLQQRQDSIGAAYIDGDDTVCKVSAVGLGMRSHVGVAAKIFRTLAEEGINIQMISTSEIKVSVLIDEKYMELATRVLHKAFDLGN from the coding sequence ATGGCGTTAATCGTACATAAATACGGCGGCACATCAGTAGGCTCGCCCGAACGCATCAAAAACGTAGCCAAACGTGTCGCCAAAGCCCGCGCCGAAGGACACGACATCGTAGTCGTCGTATCTGCCATGAGCGGCGAAACCAACCGACTGGTCGCCCTGGCGCACGAAATGCAAGAACATCCCGATCCGCGCGAGCTGGACGTCGTCCTTGCCACCGGCGAACAAGTGACCATCGGCCTGCTGGCCATGGCGCTGAAAGACATCGGCGTTGACGCCAAAAGCTACACCGGCTGGCAAGTCGCCCTCCAAACCGACACTTCCCACACCAAAGCCCGCATCGAAAACATCGACGACGAAAGAATGCGTGCCGATTTGGCCGCCGGTAAAGTCGTTATCGTAGCCGGTTTCCAAGGCATCAGCAGCGAAGGCAATATCTCAACCCTCGGCCGTGGCGGTTCGGATACCTCTGCCGTTGCCATCGCCGCAGCCCTCAAAGCCGACGAATGCCAAATTTACACCGACGTGGACGGCGTTTACACCACCGACCCGCGCGTCGTACCCGAAGCACGCCGCATGGACACGATCACATTCGAAGAAATGATCGAATTGGCCAGCCTCGGCTCAAAAGTTTTACAAATCCGCTCCGTAGAATTCGCCGGAAAATACAAAGTGCGCCTGCGCGTACTCAGCAGCCTGCAAGATGGCGGCAACGGCACCCTGATTACCTTTGAAGAGGACGACAACATGGAAAGAGCAGCCGTAACCGGTATCGCATTCGACAAAAACCAAGCACGCATCAACGTACGCGGCGTACCTGATAAACCCGGCGTTGCCTACCAAATCCTCGGCGCAGTGGCCGATGCCAATATCGAAGTCGACATGATCATCCAAAATGTCGGCAGCGAAGGCACAACCGACTTCTCCTTCACCGTTCCGCGCGGCGACTACAAACAAACCATCGAACTGCTGCAACAACGCCAAGACAGCATCGGCGCCGCCTACATCGACGGCGACGACACCGTATGCAAAGTCTCCGCAGTCGGCTTGGGCATGCGTTCACACGTCGGCGTAGCCGCCAAAATCTTCCGCACCCTCGCAGAAGAAGGCATCAACATCCAAATGATTTCAACTTCCGAAATCAAAGTATCCGTCCTGATTGACGAAAAATACATGGAACTGGCTACCCGCGTTCTGCATAAAGCATTTGACTTGGGCAACTGA
- the rph gene encoding ribonuclease PH, with protein MSDYTRTGRAADSLRNIKITPNFLPHADGSCLIECGNTKVICTASIDENVPPFLRGKEQGWVTAEYGMLPASTASRMRREAAAGKQSGRTQEIQRLIGRSLRAVVDMEKLGERQILIDCDVIQADGGTRTASITGAYVALQIAVDKLLSDGLISENPIREAVAAVSAGVVSGVPLLDLDYPEDSGCDSDVNIIMTASGKIIEIQGTAEGAPFSIEELGKLIALAHKGIAELVQHQQAALLSR; from the coding sequence ATGAGCGACTACACCCGTACCGGCCGCGCCGCCGACAGCCTGCGCAACATTAAAATCACCCCCAATTTCCTGCCACATGCCGATGGTTCCTGCCTTATCGAGTGCGGCAACACCAAAGTGATTTGCACTGCCTCCATCGACGAAAACGTTCCCCCTTTTCTGCGCGGTAAAGAACAAGGCTGGGTAACGGCTGAATACGGCATGTTGCCGGCGTCCACTGCCTCCCGTATGCGCCGTGAAGCTGCCGCGGGCAAACAATCCGGCCGCACACAAGAAATCCAACGCCTAATCGGCCGCTCGCTGCGCGCTGTCGTCGATATGGAAAAACTCGGCGAACGCCAAATCCTGATTGACTGCGACGTCATCCAAGCCGACGGCGGCACGCGTACCGCTTCCATTACCGGTGCCTACGTTGCCCTGCAAATCGCCGTAGACAAACTCCTTTCAGACGGCCTTATCAGCGAAAACCCCATCCGTGAAGCCGTTGCCGCCGTTTCTGCAGGCGTGGTGAGCGGTGTACCGCTTTTGGACTTGGACTACCCCGAAGATTCAGGCTGCGACAGCGACGTTAACATCATCATGACCGCATCCGGCAAAATCATCGAAATCCAAGGCACGGCCGAAGGCGCACCGTTCAGCATCGAAGAATTGGGCAAGCTGATTGCCCTCGCGCACAAAGGCATTGCCGAATTGGTTCAACACCAGCAGGCCGCCCTTTTGTCCCGATAA
- a CDS encoding YicC/YloC family endoribonuclease gives MATRRTIQIHSMTGFANAAGECGGKRINLEIRAVNHRYLDVQFRMPEELRYLEGALREQIAAAVARGKLECRVQLQDAASGGQTLEVNQDLVAQLAHLNKEWRKEHNFGKLSVADVLRFPGVLAGQSEDSEALAKGVKDLLTGALKEFTAARKREGKKLGEHLLQRLDGMEEIVDALNELFPSLLQAHMDKVKARLAEAVGNIDNDRLQQEFALFIQKSDVDEEFSRLRTHIAEVRRIVTEGKGSAGKRLDFLMQELNREANTLGSKAIAAECTQASVELKVLIEQMREQVQNIE, from the coding sequence ATGGCTACAAGACGAACTATTCAAATCCACAGCATGACCGGCTTTGCCAATGCCGCAGGCGAATGCGGCGGCAAGCGGATTAATTTGGAAATCCGCGCGGTCAACCATCGTTATTTGGATGTCCAATTCCGTATGCCGGAAGAGTTGCGTTATTTGGAAGGTGCATTGCGCGAACAGATTGCCGCGGCTGTGGCACGCGGTAAACTGGAATGCCGCGTCCAGCTACAAGATGCGGCTTCGGGCGGACAGACTTTGGAAGTCAATCAGGATTTGGTCGCACAGCTGGCGCATTTAAACAAAGAATGGCGCAAGGAACACAATTTCGGCAAGCTGAGCGTGGCCGATGTTTTGCGTTTTCCCGGTGTTTTGGCAGGCCAGAGTGAAGACTCCGAGGCTTTGGCGAAAGGTGTTAAAGATTTATTGACCGGCGCGTTGAAAGAGTTTACAGCCGCCCGCAAACGCGAGGGCAAAAAACTGGGTGAACATTTGCTGCAACGTCTGGACGGCATGGAAGAGATTGTGGATGCTTTGAACGAATTGTTCCCAAGCCTTTTGCAGGCGCATATGGATAAAGTCAAAGCCCGTTTGGCAGAAGCCGTCGGCAACATCGACAACGACCGCTTACAACAAGAATTTGCTTTGTTTATTCAAAAATCCGATGTGGATGAAGAATTCAGCCGTTTGCGTACCCATATCGCCGAAGTGCGCCGCATTGTTACCGAAGGCAAGGGCAGCGCAGGTAAACGTTTGGACTTCTTAATGCAAGAGTTGAATCGTGAAGCCAATACCTTGGGTAGCAAAGCCATCGCCGCCGAATGTACGCAAGCTTCTGTTGAACTGAAAGTCTTAATCGAACAAATGCGCGAACAGGTTCAAAATATCGAATAA
- a CDS encoding bile acid:sodium symporter family protein → MNFLTAISRQMTRVTALIIVLASIIAFIEPTTFSWVKGDTQVVVLGIIMLGMGMTLGKEDYQILAQRPLDIFIGAIAQYTIMPLLAIGIARAFDLSPGLTLGLVLVGTCPGGVSSNIMSFLAKGDVAFSVGMTTVSTVLAPVMTPLWMTYLVGQTVEMDGWGMFKFMLLVTLLPVVIGSAANILLHKKHWFEDVRAIMPAVAVVAFACIVGGVAAVHGHRFAESAFVMVLAIAAHNIGGYILGYYSGALTGMNTAKKRTLAIEVGVQNAGLATGLSAKFFPGNAESAVAAAVACVWHSVSGTVLGNLFAWWDKRKQ, encoded by the coding sequence ATGAACTTTCTGACCGCTATCAGCCGACAAATGACCCGCGTCACCGCCCTGATTATCGTCCTTGCCTCCATCATCGCCTTTATCGAGCCTACCACTTTTTCGTGGGTGAAAGGCGATACGCAAGTCGTTGTACTCGGCATCATCATGCTCGGTATGGGCATGACTTTGGGCAAAGAAGATTATCAAATTTTGGCGCAACGTCCGCTCGATATTTTCATCGGTGCCATCGCCCAATACACCATCATGCCGCTGCTTGCCATCGGTATTGCCAGAGCCTTCGATCTGTCGCCCGGATTGACGCTGGGTTTGGTTTTGGTCGGTACTTGTCCGGGCGGTGTTTCGTCCAACATTATGAGTTTTTTGGCTAAAGGCGATGTTGCCTTTTCGGTTGGTATGACCACTGTTTCCACCGTCCTCGCGCCTGTGATGACGCCATTGTGGATGACTTATTTGGTCGGACAAACCGTCGAAATGGACGGCTGGGGTATGTTCAAGTTTATGTTGCTCGTTACCCTGTTGCCTGTCGTTATCGGCTCTGCCGCCAATATCTTGCTGCATAAAAAACACTGGTTTGAAGACGTGCGCGCTATTATGCCCGCCGTTGCCGTTGTCGCGTTTGCCTGTATTGTCGGCGGCGTTGCTGCCGTTCATGGCCACCGTTTCGCCGAATCCGCCTTCGTTATGGTACTCGCCATCGCTGCCCACAACATCGGCGGCTATATTCTTGGCTATTACAGCGGCGCGCTGACCGGCATGAACACTGCTAAAAAACGCACCCTTGCCATCGAAGTCGGCGTACAAAATGCCGGACTTGCCACCGGTTTGAGTGCTAAATTCTTCCCCGGTAATGCTGAGTCTGCCGTTGCCGCCGCAGTTGCCTGCGTTTGGCACTCTGTATCGGGAACGGTTTTGGGCAATTTGTTTGCCTGGTGGGACAAGCGCAAGCAATAA
- a CDS encoding YqhA family protein — protein sequence MEHSTPTKRTAHERMGIFAHFIFASRWLQLPIYIGLIIAQVIYACKFLKSLWYLISNFGIMDDRSPC from the coding sequence ATGGAACATTCCACCCCGACCAAACGCACCGCCCACGAACGAATGGGCATCTTCGCGCATTTCATTTTTGCCAGCCGCTGGCTGCAACTGCCGATTTATATAGGCTTGATTATCGCCCAAGTCATTTATGCCTGTAAGTTCCTCAAATCCCTGTGGTACTTGATCTCCAACTTCGGCATTATGGATGACAGATCGCCGTGTTGA
- a CDS encoding sulfite exporter TauE/SafE family protein has translation MLADSFFYYLVLVGFAAGLMDAAVGGGGLLQIPGLFNLLPNATPVASVMGVNKFASCCGTLTATGQYLRRIPVPWKMLLPAAALAFAASYLGAKTVVYFPVQYMKPAMLVIMIAMCLYTFLKKDLGQTVRTEKLTRRETLWGLFFGALIGFYDGVFGPGTGSLLAFVFVRFYGYDFLAANASAKVINSTTNLAALAFFIPQGHVVWAWAIPLAVANLCGGVVGARLAIRGGTKLLRYGFMLLLCLTIGKFAWDLLG, from the coding sequence ATGCTTGCAGATTCGTTTTTTTATTATCTGGTATTGGTCGGCTTTGCCGCCGGGCTGATGGATGCGGCCGTTGGCGGAGGCGGGCTGTTGCAGATTCCCGGATTGTTCAACCTATTGCCAAACGCTACGCCTGTGGCCTCGGTGATGGGTGTCAATAAATTTGCTTCCTGCTGCGGCACTTTGACTGCGACAGGGCAATATCTGCGCCGAATCCCCGTGCCGTGGAAAATGCTGCTGCCTGCCGCGGCGTTGGCATTTGCCGCTTCATATTTGGGCGCGAAAACGGTGGTGTATTTCCCCGTGCAATACATGAAACCGGCGATGCTGGTCATCATGATTGCCATGTGTCTGTACACTTTTTTGAAAAAAGACTTGGGGCAGACAGTGCGCACTGAAAAGCTGACACGCCGCGAAACCTTATGGGGCTTATTTTTCGGCGCGTTAATCGGGTTTTACGACGGCGTGTTCGGGCCGGGAACGGGCAGCCTACTGGCTTTTGTGTTCGTCCGCTTTTACGGCTACGATTTTTTAGCGGCGAACGCCTCGGCAAAGGTCATCAATTCGACTACCAATCTTGCCGCGCTGGCGTTTTTTATCCCGCAAGGCCATGTCGTGTGGGCATGGGCGATACCGTTGGCGGTGGCAAATTTATGCGGCGGCGTGGTTGGTGCGCGCTTGGCAATACGCGGCGGAACCAAGCTGCTGCGTTACGGATTTATGTTGCTGCTGTGCCTGACTATTGGGAAGTTTGCTTGGGATTTATTGGGTTGA